CTGTGAGCTGGTTGGGATTAAGGTGCCGGTAATAGCAGGAATAATGCCTGTTTTGAACAGAAACAGCATGGTAAAGATATCCGAAAAGACCGATGGTGCTAGAATTCCGGCCAGGCTCCAGAAGGCGGTTCTCCGCGCCGAGAACGACCGGTTTGCCGAGAAGGTGGGCATCCACTGGGCGACCGAGCAGGTCAGGGACCTGATAGACAACGGTGTCAGGGGTGTGCATTTCTACACGCTGAATGCAGCGCGTGCCACACTCAAGATATATGAACAGCTCGGGGTAAGCTGTTCAACAAGTTTTTAAGACTGAGAAAAATAATTTCGGAGGGGATCATGATAAATACCAGGATTGAAGACGGCATCATCATAGCTGCATTCGAAAACGGCAAGGGGAATACGATAACGCTTGATACGGTAAAGGCTCTTGGCGAAATAGTGAAAAAGGCCGACACGGACGATGCGATAAAGGGGATTGTCCTTACAGGCACAGGCAAGGTGATGTCTTCAGGTTTCGACCTGCCCATGTTCCTGTCGCTAAAAAATCTCGATGAGGTTATCGCGTTTTTCGATATCGAAGAGCCCATTCTTCTCGACCTTTTCAGGTGCAGAAAGCCGGTCATCGCAGCTATAAACGGCCATGCCGTCGCAGCAGGGATGATATTTTCAATGGCCTGCGACTATCGTGTGATGGCCGATAACCCCAGGATAAAGTTCGGAATGAGCGAGATCAAGATAGGACTGCCGCTGTCGATAGTACAGACCGGTGTCGTGAGATTCGGCCTTAACAGTGACAAGAATTTCCGCGATGTAATGTACTTCGGCGAAATGCTTACGCCGGAGCAGGCCAAGGCAATCGGCGCCGTCGACGAACTTGTCCCGGATGACCAGCTTATAGCAAGGGCGAAGGAACTTGTCTCAAAATTCATCGACAATCCGGGCAGGGCTTTCATCAAACTCAAGGAAGGGCTCAAGAAGCCTGTAGCCGATGCTATACAGGCAAGGCTTGACAAGAAAGACTGGCAGCAGAGTCTCAACTGCTTCTTTGACCCGCAGGTGCGATCGGCCCTGGAATTCGTAATGAAGATGATGGGATAAAAAAGGAGGATAAATATGGAACTCGATAAGGCAATAGCAGAAAGAAGAAGCGTAAGAAAGTATACGGATTATGTGGTTACTGACGATGAATTGAAGCAGGTGCTGGAAGCAGCCCGGCTCTCGCAGTCATGGGCCAATACACAGGTCTGGGAGTTCGTGATCATCAGGGATAAAGAGCGGATTCAGCAGGTCGTTGGAACATTCTCAGAGAAAAATCCGGCCACAAAAGGGGCGCTGAACGCATCGGTTCTGATCGTCGCCTGCGCGAAAACCGGCGTATCCGGTGGTTATGGCGGAAAAGACCTGACCAAGCACAAGGAATGGTTCATGTTCGACCTCGGCATGGCCGTGCAGAACCTGTGCCTCAAGGCCCATGAGATAGGACTCGGAACGGTTGTCGTAGGGCTTATGGACCATGACGCCTGTAAAAAGATAATTGCCCTTCCAGACGGGTATGAGGTTGTCGCCGTGCTGCCGGTCGGAAAGCCTGAGGCGTTACGCAATTCTCCGGGTAGAAAAGAGCTTTCAGCCATGACTCATCTGGAAAGGTTCGGCGAAAAATTTTAAAATCATATTTAAAACAGCTGTTTTCATGACTTGAAATTGATTTGAGGGTGACTTGAGAAAGCGTTTTGCCGTCATGATGCTGTTCTGCACAGTCTGTTTCCCTGTGCTTGCCCATGCTGCCAGTGGACGGCCTGCTGATAATTCCGCCATGTTCAAACTCGGTTATATGAACCCTTCCATAACGATATACAATCCGGTCGGAGACAACATCGAGCTTAACCCCGGCGCTTATTATGAACTCTCCTACACAAGGAAATTCGGCGCATTAGGGGTCAGGGGAGCCCTGGGGTATGCGCACAATTCCTGCGACAAGTCCATGGAATATGAAAACGGTTTTTGGGAAAACTATAAGGCCGACCTTTACTCGGTGAACGCCCCTGTTACGTTCATGTACATCTACAGTTCGAAGATTATCGATTTCTACGCGGGTGCCGGGCCTGGCGTGTATTACAGGAAAATAAAGATCGAGTATTCCAGCCGCTCTTACGACGAATCGGTCAATTCGACATCGTTTAATATTGGCATCCAGGGCCTTGTCGGCATCGATTTCAGGGTCTTCAAGAACCTGGCCGTCGGGGCGGATCTGGAATACAATTTATTTCGCGTCAAGTTCAACGACGATTATTCCGATAAAGATACAGCAGGAGAGTTAAATCCCTCTTTCAGCATCAGTTGTACATTCTAATTTTCACCATAAGGACAGGATTATGCCGCACGATGAAGGATTGGCGCAGAGGATCAGGAAAATTCTTGTTGATTATCGGGGCATTACCGAAAAGAAGATGTTCGGTGGCATGGCGTTCATGCTGAACGGCAACATGCTTTGCGGCATAATCGGCGAGGATTTCATAGCCAGGCTGGGGACATCCGATTATGAAGTTTATCTTGAAAAAGCCCATACCAGAAAATTCGATATGACAGGCAAACCCATGAAAGGCTTTGTCGTTGTAGGCCCCAAAGGATATGAGGACGACAGCGACCTTTCATTCTGGGTAAAGACCTGCATCAGTTTTGTGAACTCCATGCCTCAAAAATAATTGCTGCCTATGTTCATGGAAATCGAAAAGGATTCGATCGACCTTATTGAACCATTGTGGTTTCTGCTCAATGAAATGCACAAGGTTTTTGATACTGAAACAGGCCAGCCTGTCAGAACGACCGTATGGCCCGAACGCAGGAAACAGCTTCTTGACAAGTCAGGCTTCAAGACCAGCATCGAACTGCTTTACGTGAACGATGAAATATCAGGGTATTGCTATTCAACGATTTCAGAGGATGGCACCGGGGAAATAGAGTCTCTCTTCGTTGATGAAAGGCTCAGGTGCAAAGGTTACGGTAGACTCTTCGTCGAATCGGCACTAGGTTTTTTCGAAAGAAACAATACCACGGACATAAAGATATGGGTCCATCCGGCAAATTCTCGCGCCGCTTCTTTTTACCGGCGTTTCGGTTTCGAGGGAGGTCCTTATATGAGAAGGCTGCCTCCCTGTTCCCTGTGAAATCGCTTGCAGGCTGAGGCTTACTTGTCCAGTCCCACCCATTCCGAAGGCGGGCCGATCAGAACGAAGGGCGCCGGGTTTATGGCCCCTCCGCCCAGCGCCATATAGCCGCCGCAGATGTAGAGGTTGTCGTTTATCTTTCGTGCTTCGTCATGCATGGATTTTACCGCTCCGGTGTTGAAGTCGTGATAGACTAGATGTAAGGAGTTTCTGCCGTCCTTGCCCAGTGTCGTCGGTCCCACATGCGTCCTGAATTTTCTGAGTCTGAGCACTTTCGGGCTTCCCGAAGACCTGTCCGAGAAGATATTATAGCCATATCCGGATGTGGGAGTTTCCGGCAGCAAGGCCTTTCCCTCCCAGTGGGTCTTAAGGGTGACGCCGCCTGTCGGAAATACGTGATGGGTGAACAGTTCGCTCGCCTTGCCCTGAACGCCTCCGGGCAGGACTTTAGCCGTGAACTCTCCCTTCATTGAAGCGAAGTCGGGCACATCGGCCGCATAGAAAAGCTGCATGCAGTCGGCCCTGGAAAGTCTGGCTATATCGTCGGCAGTGGCTTTTTGCGGGTCTATACCAAGGATGTCCTTCATTGTCCGGCCGTCAGGATATTTGCTCCCTGCCTGAAGTATGTTTATAACCGTGAGCGCCACATTTACCCCGAGACCAGAAACGGCGACGAATAATGCTTTTTTAAAAATACCCATGAAATGCCTCCTTATTTGAATTACCGGACCGGAAAATTACCGATGTGGAAATAATAACCCTATCCCGGACCAATGGCAACAGCAAAAAAAAAGGCAGATAAAGACCTATCCTATGAACCGTTTGGTTTTAAAGACAGGTCTCATCATTATATGAATGTTGCGATAAAATCGGTCACGGGATTACAGGCAACACGAGTTTCGACGGGTGTTCGCTGTCATGATATATCACCTGCGAGGCCTTTACCATGGCGGATGTAGTGCCGTTGTCATCCCCGGTGTTCAGGTTTCTTCCGTATTCCGGGAAGTTGGACGAGGTAAGCTGTAGTCTTATCTTGTGCCCCTTCTTCAGGAGGATGCTCGTCGATCCGATGAGCATCTCGAACCTGTAAACCTTTCCGTTTTCCAGAAGCGCTGGTTTTTCGAACGAGTTACGGTACTTCGCCCTGATTACTGCGGCCTGTAAGTTGACGGACTTCCCGTCCGGATAAACGTCGGTCAGCTTTGCGGCAAAATCAGTGTCTTTCGCCGTAGAGGAGGCATAGAAAATAAGCTTCACGGGCCCGGTGATATTCATGTCCGTCTCAAGCGGCGCTGTCGTGTAAATCAGCACATCCCTGCGCGATTCGACCGTTTTCTGGTTATAGGGGCCTGCCTTGAGATTGCCGTAAATAGAGGTGCCGCCGACAGATGGTACAGGGTCGGCCGGATCGTATTCGTATCCGTCAGGATTCTCACTGCCGGGCATGGTCTTCGTGAGGCTCCCTACGCCCTCTATGCCGTTTGCATTGCCGTCGCTGTGAAGGAAATACTCATCGTACCTTACGTTTTTGGGCGGCCACTCATTTTCCGTCTTCCATGTGTTGGCCCCCATGGTGAATATCCTTACCGGCCCTTTCGTCAGGATGCCGTTGTCCTTTCCCTTGAGCCAGTAGTCGAACCAGTCGATCACCAGTTTGTACTGTTTTATAAATGATGCATCCTTGCCGAAATCGGCGTCAGAGAACTTTGATTTCATGGTATGGGTCCAGGGGCCTACCATGAGGACGCTTTGTTTTGCTTCGACGCTTCCGCCTTCATTTCTCATGCGGTTGAAGTCATTAAGGGCGAGGTCCAGATAATAGTCGTACCAGCCTTCGATAATCATGGCCGGGACCGTAATCTGCTGCACCCTGTTATCCACGCGTATCCTGTCCCAGTAGGGTCCCGGCACCGGATGGTTTATCCAGTCGTCATAGGCCGGGATGTTCTCACCGAGTGATTCGTCCGCCTTTATGAGCGGGAGAGTGGAGACTGCCTTGTTCCAGTCGATACCCTCTATGCTCCTTCCCCTGCGGGGCGCGTTCTCGTAAAACCATGCCAGCACATCGGTAATCCTGAAGATGCTGTAGTATATCCAGCGCGGATAAACATCCTGGCTTGTGTTTATGGGAACCATGGCCTTGAGATATTTACTTGAATTGGGGGAAAGCAACCACTGAGTCGAGCCCCAGTATGATGCGCCTATTGTACCGACCTTACCGGTGCTCCAAGGCTGTGTTCCCGCCCATTCAACGGTATCATATCCGTCCGCAGCCTCGAATATATAGGGATAGAATTCACCTTCTGAATCGAAGCGGCCCCTCACATCCTGGACCAGAAAGATATAACCCTGGGATGTGAAGATTCTGGCTATCGTATCGTATCCATGACTTTTATTCTGTCTGCCATACATTGTCCTTATGAGTACGATCGGATATTTGCCTACCTTGTCAGGCATGTAGAGGTCGGCCGCCAGTTTCACTCCGTCTCTCATCGGAATCATTATGCCCTCGACGACCTTGACCTTGTACTGTGGTTTGGGGATTCCCATGTACCATGCAACGATGTCCATTTTGTTGCATCCCACGATAAAGAGGCATGAGACAATGAATACGGCCGTGATCGTTAATAAACTCAGAGTTTTTCCGGTTATCTTCATCGGCATTCACCACCTTTGATTTTTAAAAACATTATGGCTCATTGCCCGTTTATGTCAATGATCAGCTGATAAGCTGTTGAGCTCATAAGCTAATAAGCAGATTTGAAGGATTATAATATTTTGCTTAAGAGTATTCCAGCAACACAGCCGGACAATGGAAGCACTTAAAAACAAATAAAGTGTTCTGCTTGCCAGAACAAAACAGGCCGCGAAGTGACGAAATCGAGGAGTGAGACATACATTGCCGTATGTCGCAATGACGAGATAAGGAGCGACGCAGAGATGCAAAGTTGTAACGCCCTGAACTAGAACTTGCCGTGTCTCCCCTCTCCTGTTTTGTACCGGTCGACGCCCTCCAGCAGTTCGCCCGAATTTATCGAATCCATCCCGCGCCTGAACTCATTCTTCATCGCCTCTTCAAAGGGCAGGTCGAAAGATTCGTACAAGGAAAGCCTGTCATTCTTCATGCAGGTCTGCGGGTGCTTTGCAATCTCGGTCGCAAGCTCCATGGCCGCTTCCAGCGCCTTGCCGTCCGGCACGACCCTGTTGGCAAGTCCGAATGAGAGGGCTTCTTCCGCGCCCACCGGCCTTCCCGTAAGCACCATGTCGAGCGCTCGCCCCTGGCCGATTATGCGTGCAAGCCGAACGGTCCCGCCATCTATCAGAGGCACACCCCACCTGCGGCAGAATACGCCGAAAACAGCGCTCTGTTCGGCTACGCGCATGTCGCACCATATGGCAAGTTCCAGCCCGCCCGCAACCGCATAGCCTGCAACAGCGGCAATCACGGGTTTACTGAGTCTCAGCCGTGTTGGGCCGAGAGGGGCCGAACCTTCAGGCTCCAGTCTGTTAAATACACCGGAAGAAAGCGCTTTCAAGTCAGCGCCTGCGCTGAAATGGCCATATTCGCCGTAGAGAATAGCCACGCGCAGGTCGGCATCGTTTTCAAACGCTACAAACGCATCGTAGAGAAGCTCGGCGGTTTCGCGGTCGATGGCGTTGCGCTCCTTGAGCCTGTCAATAATGACGATAAATACATTTCCATTACGTTCGGTTCTAACTTTCATCTTTGCCTCCTAATTTTGTTCTACTTCTTGTTCTGGCGTTGCCTTTGTCGGCTGCGTCGGAATGCTTCTCGAAAATGGGATCATGAGCATCCTGTTTCGCTCCTCAAGCCAAAAGCGTAGAGACATACGTCAAAGTATGCATGCATCGCTTCCTCATTGTCTCCTCGGGATAATCCCGAATATAAAGCAGAACTTAAAATCAAGACTATAATCTAATCTTATTATAATACACAAATTAGAGTATAAACATTCTTGAGTAAACTGTTTTGATGGGTTATTAATTGTTTATGGAAAAAATGTTTTTTATTGGAGAGGTAAATATAAAGAATAAAAGTCAGTTTATCGCGACCTCAAGAAACTCTCGAGTTCCGATGCGAAGCGAATTCTCGACTTGATTGAAACAGAGCTTATCAAGAAGCCGGAATCGAATCACAGTCTCAAGCGCCAGTTTACCGGGCTTCGAAACTATCGTATTGACGATTGCCGGGTTATCTATTCCCGATTAGGTTCAGATATACTCATCCTGCGAATCGGTGATCGTAAGAACGTTAACAAAAGCGAAATTTAACCATTGCCGGCAGCGGACGGCATACCGCCACCACTGAGGCATATGTTCAACATATCTAAAAGACAGGAGGATAAACAGTGAAAATTATTGGCTTGGAAGAAGAATTTCTGACTAAACGCTCACTTAAGCTCATGGAGGAAGAGCTGCAACTCCACAGATTCACGATGGAAACATCTAATGAACTCATACAAAGTGATGTGGCAGAAGAAATACTGGATTTGGGCGAGAGGCGTATCGCCGCAATGGATGAGGCAGGCATCGACATGCAGGTGCTTTCTTTTATCGGTCCTCAGGTTAAAGACCCCTCGGAGTCGCTTGAAATAATGAGGGAAGGCAACGATAAAGCAGCAGAGGCCATACAAAAGTATCCTTCACGGTTTTCAGCTTTTGCATCCCTCCCTCTTGCAGATACCAGGGCGGCGGTGGATGAATTCGATCGGGCGCTCAATACTAAAGGATTTGTGGGTGGGTTTGTGTGCGGGTCGATTAACGGTGAGTTCCTTGACGACATGAAATACTGGCCTGTTCTGGAATTGGCCGAGTCACGGAATGTCCCTATCTATATTCATCCTGAATTTCCGTTATCTCAGATGAGAGAGGCATACTTCAAGGGAAGAGAAGAGCTGTCAGGGCCTGAATGGGGTTTTATGGTTGATGCCAGTTGCCATTTCATGAGATTGCTCACCGCCGGCGTCTTTGACCGGTTTCCCAAACTCAAAATAATTCTCGGTCATCTTGGGGAATCCATCCCTTATAATCTGGACAGGATAGACAATCGTTTGAAAGCTTACGCGCGGGATAAAGGACTTAAGAGGTCACCTGCCGAGTATATGAGAGAAAACATGGTGGTCACGACTAGTGGAAATTTTTCATACCCTTCGTTTCTTTGTGCTTTGGGAACACTTGGAATAGACAATGTTTTGTTCTCAGTGGATTGGCCGTTTGAATCGAACAAAGTCGCCGTTGATTTTTTAAAGCATCTGCCAGTCAGCGAGCCCGATATTGAAAAGGTTGCATATAAAAATGCGGCAAGGGTCCTGAACCTGAAAGATTTCTGAGCATATTGCAGTAGTAGTGAGTGTATGGCCGAGCCGGAACAGATCATGAATTACAATCTTTTCTGGGATAGGTACGGCGGTGTGTATAGACATCCCGTAAATGATGTTTACGAATATGCCTATAATATACATATTAAGATATTAAGGCATCACAATCGTATGAGGTGAGCGTATGAGAACGACGCTGAACATTGAGGATAATCTGATCGATAAAGCAGCCGGCATTACCGGAATCAAAGAGAAAACAGCACTTGTCAGACTTGGTCTGGAAGCGCTTATCGCCGGAGAAAACATCCGGAGTCTTGCCAAATTGGGCGGCACCCGGAAGCAGCTTAATTACAGGACGCGAGAAGATAACGTTTTTAATAAATAAATTTGATCTTCCGAAAGTTTATCCATCAAGTCCCAGATATGAACAGACCATGCGGTTCAGTTCGCCTACGAATTCATTTTTATCGAATTCGTCACGCCTTTCCATAACGAACCAGTGACATGCCATCTTGATCACGAAGACAACCAGTTCGGAAGTAAGGGCCGGGTTTTCATATTTTCCAGGATATTCGGCAGCCATCCTTTCTTCGATAGTTTTTGCGTACATCTTTTCGTTCGAACGGATGATTTTCTGAATGTGCGGCGGGTAGAGCACTTCTTCATCAAGTATTCTGTGAAGATCGGGATCACGCTCGTTCACCTCGATTGCGGTTTCGATTGCGACTGTCATGATTTCATTTAGGGTCATTTCCGGGCGGATTTTTCCTGACAGTATTTCGGGACCGGTTCCCATGTGCCTTTCAAGGAGAGCCACCAATATTGCATCCTTGTTCGGGAAATACTGGTATAGTGAACCTATCGAGACACCGGCGCGCTCTGCAATGCGGTTGGTGGTGGTTCTGACGTAACCCAGGCCTGTAAAAACCTGAGCAGACGCTTCGAGTATAGCCTCATACGTATTTATCGACCGCGGCTGAGAAGGCTTCTTGCGCGGGTTCAGCAGTTTGCCGCTTTTCATTATCAGGCCCCTTTCAATGCGAGTAGACAAACGCACATGTTTGAACAATCATCCCATAATATGAGCTGTTGCTCACATTGATGCAACATAAAAAGGAGAGATCATGAAAAGTAAGGGTTTTAACAGGAGAAAATGGGTGACATCGGTTATGGCATTGAGCTTCATCGGACTGCCGGTCTCGGGTGTCATGCTTCATCTGGCAAGGCATGCAGCAGAGGCGGAATCGATCCATGCCTGGATGATCGCGCACAATTCGCTAGCACTAGTTTTCCTGATAACGGGCTGTGTTCATATTGTATTCAATTTCAAGGCGATCAGGCGCTATTAGATCAAATATCAATACAAATCGTTCCTTCCGGGTGGTATATAAACAGGTGCGGATGTTACCGTGCGTAAAAGGGAATGCACAGTCTGATGACGGCAAAAGAAATGACTGTATCAATATACAATACCGGAGGGTATCATGGCATTAAGATTTGGCATTATTGGCTGCGGACAGGTGAGCCGTGTAGGTCACGGGCCGGCTATCATGGCGGACAGTCGCGCAACTATAGAGGCGTTTGCCGATCCGGATGAAGGCAACCGTACGTCGTTTGCGCGGAAATTCAAGGCGGGCCGCGCTTTCAAAGACTACCGTGAAATGATTTCGCAGACAGGACTTGACGCAGTGGTGATAGCCTCTCCTCCATGGCTTCACAGGCAGATGTTCGAAGACTGCATCGCTGCGGGCGTGCATATACTCTGCGAAAAACCACTGGCAACAACAGTCGAAGACTGCACGCGCATGACAGAGCTTTCGAAGACGACCGGCAAGATTATCCAGATCTGCCATTCCAAGCGGTTTGAAACCGGATTCCAGAAGATAAAGGAAATGTGCGACAGCGGCTCACTTGGCCGGATATACCAGATGAGTCTGGACTGGCATTATTACATCCCGGACTTCACGCAGGGCTTTTTAAGAAAGACGCTCGACCTCTTCAAAAAGGCAGGTGTCGATTTTGAAAAGAAATACGGTGTATGGCGCTATTTCGATGAGCGCACCGGCGGAGGCGATTTCTTCGACCACGGGCCGCACTACATCGACCTGATGAGGTTCTTCTTCGGTGAAATCGAAAGCGTATACGCCAAGACCGGCTTCTCATATCCCGGCCGCAAATATGAAGACCAGGCGGTTGCCGTTTTCACACTTTCGAGCGGGGCTCTCGCAGTTATCGAAAAGAGCTGCCTGGCCATAGGAAGGCCGGAGGGCTATGAAAAGGGGATGATTAACGCGGAAAAGGCGCGTATCCGTTTCGAGGCGTTCCAGGAATATGAGCACAAACCCATGAAGCTTGGTGTTTACAGGCATCTCAATATGATACCGGATGCGTTCACGCCGGTCTTTCTTCCAAGGGGAATAGAGAATACCCTTTATTTCAGGCAGATGAGGCACTTCATAGACAGGCTTACCGGCTGCGACAGCATTAAAAGAAATTTCACGGGGAAATGGGCGGCGGATACGGAGGATGCGGCAATCGCCGTTGCGTGGACCCTGGCCGCATACCGCTCGTCAAGGGAAGGCCGTGAGATTAAGAGGTCTGAATTGTTCGCGTAGCTGGTCCGGGCCGACGGCAATCATGATCAAGGAGGTGAATATGGAATCGGAAAGATACAAGCGCGGATTGGAAAAGCTGAAGGAGATTGACGGTCACGGAGGTGAGATCGTGATGGAATCCCTGAAGGACATCGCACCGGACCTCGCCAGGTATGTCATCGAGTTTCCTTTCGGGGATGTCTATTCCCGCGGGGTCCTGACACTCAAGGAACGCGAGATCGCAACGGTTGCCGCACTGGCCGCACTCGGCAATGCCAGGCCGCAGCTTATGGTCCATATTCACGGTGCCCTAAACGTCGGGTGTACAAGGCAGGAGATCGTGGAGATCATGATCCAGATGGCAGTTTATGCAGGCTTCCCAGCTGCTTTGAACGGTGTCCTTGCAGCAAAGGAGGTTTTTGCCGAACGCGACGGGCTGGGCCAGCCGGATTGAACGGTTTATAAGGTCACAGAAATAGCTGATGGAAATAACATGATGAATGTAAGACGCTCGACGATGGATGACTATGCAGGATGGCTTGAACTGGCGAAAGAGGTTGAACCATTATTCGGTCCCATGTCGGAGGAACCTGCGTTTTGCGAGGGCCTCAAACAGGCCGTAACAGACGGTAAGGCCCTGTGCATTGCCGATGACAAAGCAGGCTGTCTTGTTGGCGGTGTCATAATATCCTTGGAGGCTAACGAAATA
The nucleotide sequence above comes from Desulfomonilia bacterium. Encoded proteins:
- a CDS encoding enoyl-CoA hydratase/isomerase family protein → MINTRIEDGIIIAAFENGKGNTITLDTVKALGEIVKKADTDDAIKGIVLTGTGKVMSSGFDLPMFLSLKNLDEVIAFFDIEEPILLDLFRCRKPVIAAINGHAVAAGMIFSMACDYRVMADNPRIKFGMSEIKIGLPLSIVQTGVVRFGLNSDKNFRDVMYFGEMLTPEQAKAIGAVDELVPDDQLIARAKELVSKFIDNPGRAFIKLKEGLKKPVADAIQARLDKKDWQQSLNCFFDPQVRSALEFVMKMMG
- a CDS encoding nitroreductase family protein, whose product is MELDKAIAERRSVRKYTDYVVTDDELKQVLEAARLSQSWANTQVWEFVIIRDKERIQQVVGTFSEKNPATKGALNASVLIVACAKTGVSGGYGGKDLTKHKEWFMFDLGMAVQNLCLKAHEIGLGTVVVGLMDHDACKKIIALPDGYEVVAVLPVGKPEALRNSPGRKELSAMTHLERFGEKF
- a CDS encoding TfoX/Sxy family protein; this translates as MPHDEGLAQRIRKILVDYRGITEKKMFGGMAFMLNGNMLCGIIGEDFIARLGTSDYEVYLEKAHTRKFDMTGKPMKGFVVVGPKGYEDDSDLSFWVKTCISFVNSMPQK
- a CDS encoding GNAT family N-acetyltransferase, producing MEIEKDSIDLIEPLWFLLNEMHKVFDTETGQPVRTTVWPERRKQLLDKSGFKTSIELLYVNDEISGYCYSTISEDGTGEIESLFVDERLRCKGYGRLFVESALGFFERNNTTDIKIWVHPANSRAASFYRRFGFEGGPYMRRLPPCSL
- a CDS encoding CocE/NonD family hydrolase, whose translation is MPMKITGKTLSLLTITAVFIVSCLFIVGCNKMDIVAWYMGIPKPQYKVKVVEGIMIPMRDGVKLAADLYMPDKVGKYPIVLIRTMYGRQNKSHGYDTIARIFTSQGYIFLVQDVRGRFDSEGEFYPYIFEAADGYDTVEWAGTQPWSTGKVGTIGASYWGSTQWLLSPNSSKYLKAMVPINTSQDVYPRWIYYSIFRITDVLAWFYENAPRRGRSIEGIDWNKAVSTLPLIKADESLGENIPAYDDWINHPVPGPYWDRIRVDNRVQQITVPAMIIEGWYDYYLDLALNDFNRMRNEGGSVEAKQSVLMVGPWTHTMKSKFSDADFGKDASFIKQYKLVIDWFDYWLKGKDNGILTKGPVRIFTMGANTWKTENEWPPKNVRYDEYFLHSDGNANGIEGVGSLTKTMPGSENPDGYEYDPADPVPSVGGTSIYGNLKAGPYNQKTVESRRDVLIYTTAPLETDMNITGPVKLIFYASSTAKDTDFAAKLTDVYPDGKSVNLQAAVIRAKYRNSFEKPALLENGKVYRFEMLIGSTSILLKKGHKIRLQLTSSNFPEYGRNLNTGDDNGTTSAMVKASQVIYHDSEHPSKLVLPVIP
- a CDS encoding crotonase/enoyl-CoA hydratase family protein, with translation MKVRTERNGNVFIVIIDRLKERNAIDRETAELLYDAFVAFENDADLRVAILYGEYGHFSAGADLKALSSGVFNRLEPEGSAPLGPTRLRLSKPVIAAVAGYAVAGGLELAIWCDMRVAEQSAVFGVFCRRWGVPLIDGGTVRLARIIGQGRALDMVLTGRPVGAEEALSFGLANRVVPDGKALEAAMELATEIAKHPQTCMKNDRLSLYESFDLPFEEAMKNEFRRGMDSINSGELLEGVDRYKTGEGRHGKF
- a CDS encoding amidohydrolase family protein, translating into MKIIGLEEEFLTKRSLKLMEEELQLHRFTMETSNELIQSDVAEEILDLGERRIAAMDEAGIDMQVLSFIGPQVKDPSESLEIMREGNDKAAEAIQKYPSRFSAFASLPLADTRAAVDEFDRALNTKGFVGGFVCGSINGEFLDDMKYWPVLELAESRNVPIYIHPEFPLSQMREAYFKGREELSGPEWGFMVDASCHFMRLLTAGVFDRFPKLKIILGHLGESIPYNLDRIDNRLKAYARDKGLKRSPAEYMRENMVVTTSGNFSYPSFLCALGTLGIDNVLFSVDWPFESNKVAVDFLKHLPVSEPDIEKVAYKNAARVLNLKDF
- a CDS encoding type II toxin-antitoxin system VapB family antitoxin; this translates as MRTTLNIEDNLIDKAAGITGIKEKTALVRLGLEALIAGENIRSLAKLGGTRKQLNYRTREDNVFNK
- a CDS encoding TetR/AcrR family transcriptional regulator; its protein translation is MKSGKLLNPRKKPSQPRSINTYEAILEASAQVFTGLGYVRTTTNRIAERAGVSIGSLYQYFPNKDAILVALLERHMGTGPEILSGKIRPEMTLNEIMTVAIETAIEVNERDPDLHRILDEEVLYPPHIQKIIRSNEKMYAKTIEERMAAEYPGKYENPALTSELVVFVIKMACHWFVMERRDEFDKNEFVGELNRMVCSYLGLDG
- a CDS encoding DUF4405 domain-containing protein, with product MKSKGFNRRKWVTSVMALSFIGLPVSGVMLHLARHAAEAESIHAWMIAHNSLALVFLITGCVHIVFNFKAIRRY
- a CDS encoding Gfo/Idh/MocA family oxidoreductase; this encodes MALRFGIIGCGQVSRVGHGPAIMADSRATIEAFADPDEGNRTSFARKFKAGRAFKDYREMISQTGLDAVVIASPPWLHRQMFEDCIAAGVHILCEKPLATTVEDCTRMTELSKTTGKIIQICHSKRFETGFQKIKEMCDSGSLGRIYQMSLDWHYYIPDFTQGFLRKTLDLFKKAGVDFEKKYGVWRYFDERTGGGDFFDHGPHYIDLMRFFFGEIESVYAKTGFSYPGRKYEDQAVAVFTLSSGALAVIEKSCLAIGRPEGYEKGMINAEKARIRFEAFQEYEHKPMKLGVYRHLNMIPDAFTPVFLPRGIENTLYFRQMRHFIDRLTGCDSIKRNFTGKWAADTEDAAIAVAWTLAAYRSSREGREIKRSELFA
- a CDS encoding carboxymuconolactone decarboxylase family protein; translation: MESERYKRGLEKLKEIDGHGGEIVMESLKDIAPDLARYVIEFPFGDVYSRGVLTLKEREIATVAALAALGNARPQLMVHIHGALNVGCTRQEIVEIMIQMAVYAGFPAALNGVLAAKEVFAERDGLGQPD